One window from the genome of Dermochelys coriacea isolate rDerCor1 chromosome 19, rDerCor1.pri.v4, whole genome shotgun sequence encodes:
- the LOC119845370 gene encoding interferon alpha-inducible protein 27-like protein 2A isoform X2 has product MLNSLVTLVGAGIGAGVAVVGIPVVVGAVGFTGAGIAAGSIAAKMMSAAAIANGGGVAAGSAVATLQSIAAAGLPVAAKAAIVGVGAAVSALF; this is encoded by the exons ATGCTTA ACAGTCTTGTTACTTTGGTTGGAGCAGGAATTGGAGCAG GAGTGGCAGTCGTTGGAATCCCAGTAGTAGTCGGAGCAGTCGGCTTTACTGGAGCAGGCATTGCAGCTGGGTCCATTGCTGCCAAGATGATGTCAGCAGCAGCCATAGCCAATGGAGGAGGGGTAGCCGCTGGAAGTGCTGTGGCAACCCTGCAATCCATTG CTGCTGCAGGCCTCCCTGTAGCTGCCAAAGCTGCGATAGTAGGTGTTGGGGCAGCAGTCAGTGCCTTATTCTGA
- the LOC119845371 gene encoding interferon alpha-inducible protein 27-like protein 2A: MVGVIPIAVGATVGLGVATIVVPAALGAAGFTGAGIAVGTPAAKMMSAAAIANGGGVAAGSAVATLQSIGAAGLSLATKGMLTAVGGALAYFFPK; the protein is encoded by the exons ATGGTTG GAGTTATCCCCATTGCTGTTGGAGCAACTGTTGGATTAG GAGTTGCCACCATTGTTGTCCCAGCAGCACTCGGGGCAGCAGGCTTTACTGGAGCAGGCATTGCAGTTGGGACACCTGCTGCCAAGATGATGTCAGCAGCGGCCATAGCCAATGGAGGAGGGGTAGCCGCTGGAAGTGCTGTGGCAACCCTGCAATCCATAG GTGCTGCAGGACTTTCTCTTGCTACAAAAGGTATGCTGACAGCTGTTGGGGGAGCACTAGCATACTTCTTTCCAAAGTGA
- the LOC119845370 gene encoding interferon alpha-inducible protein 27-like protein 2A isoform X1 encodes MFLLDWSIPKSLPSCSAILTLGYIGLRLFMASLALAVASGPVRCCFTETGNPSDSLVTLVGAGIGAGVAVVGIPVVVGAVGFTGAGIAAGSIAAKMMSAAAIANGGGVAAGSAVATLQSIAAAGLPVAAKAAIVGVGAAVSALF; translated from the exons atgttccttttGGACTGGAGCATCCCCAAATCCCTTCCCTCTTGCTCTGCTATTCTGACCCTCGGTTACATTGGGCTGAGGCTCTTCATGGCTTCCCTGGCCTTGGCTGTAGCCTCCGGGCCAGTGAGATGCTGCTTTACAGAGACAGGGAACCCATCAG ACAGTCTTGTTACTTTGGTTGGAGCAGGAATTGGAGCAG GAGTGGCAGTCGTTGGAATCCCAGTAGTAGTCGGAGCAGTCGGCTTTACTGGAGCAGGCATTGCAGCTGGGTCCATTGCTGCCAAGATGATGTCAGCAGCAGCCATAGCCAATGGAGGAGGGGTAGCCGCTGGAAGTGCTGTGGCAACCCTGCAATCCATTG CTGCTGCAGGCCTCCCTGTAGCTGCCAAAGCTGCGATAGTAGGTGTTGGGGCAGCAGTCAGTGCCTTATTCTGA